A genomic region of Hydrogenovibrio crunogenus contains the following coding sequences:
- the mutL gene encoding DNA mismatch repair endonuclease MutL has product MSQLSNTPSEKCLDISLLPSHLADQIAAGEVVERPASVVKELLENALDSGATQIDIQIEEGGEKLISVIDNGMGIRQSQLMLAVSRHATSKIHTAQDLAAVSTLGFRGEALASISSVSRLTLTSKFQGETAAWQLSGEGEGRWSDPKPTAHPQGTHVEVKDLFFNTPARKKFLRAARTEFMHIDQLVKRVMLSRPEISMKLVHNQKVVRQVHAAHDEVALKQRLKQLMGTPFVDQSLELNFEAQDIQLSGWVGQATFNRSQTDMQYLFVNGRIVRDRLLSYAVKQAYADVLYHGRHPAYLLFLEIPHDLVDVNVHPAKYEVRFANGRWVYDFLRRSVREAVTQPVGVASNQNNATLTPSSAFSGDYSAESRPVDPQISQSAMQFQMPSSSTGSSSIGVSESVPYYAMAPDAETVDSLKNRFHDDRSASQNDTAILGYAKAQIHGVFILAENEKGLVLVDMHAAHERIVYERMKQQWQQDRLISQPLLVPIVVSLESSQVQVWETYQEEFQKLGFEAEAFGPEQLKFTMVPSLLAKSDIPLLVNDMIADLAVAGQTQLVDEKINAILSTMACHGSVRANRHLTLDEMNALLRDMEATESSAQCNHGRPTWVQLSMEQLDGLFMRGQ; this is encoded by the coding sequence GTGTCTCAATTGTCCAATACTCCGTCAGAAAAATGTCTTGATATTTCCTTGTTGCCTTCGCATTTAGCCGATCAGATTGCGGCTGGAGAAGTGGTTGAAAGACCGGCTTCCGTTGTTAAGGAGTTGCTGGAAAATGCGTTGGATTCCGGGGCGACTCAAATAGACATTCAGATTGAAGAAGGCGGTGAGAAGCTGATTTCTGTGATTGATAACGGCATGGGCATCCGTCAGTCACAATTGATGTTGGCAGTGAGTCGGCATGCCACCAGCAAAATTCATACGGCTCAAGATTTGGCTGCAGTGAGTACATTAGGATTTCGAGGCGAAGCATTGGCGAGTATCAGCTCGGTTTCCCGCTTAACCTTAACCAGTAAGTTTCAGGGTGAAACCGCCGCTTGGCAATTAAGTGGCGAAGGAGAGGGGCGTTGGTCAGATCCAAAGCCAACGGCACATCCGCAAGGTACACATGTTGAAGTCAAAGACTTGTTCTTCAACACACCAGCGCGTAAAAAGTTCTTGAGAGCCGCACGCACGGAATTCATGCATATTGACCAGCTGGTTAAGCGGGTGATGCTGAGTCGTCCTGAAATTTCCATGAAACTGGTGCATAACCAAAAAGTTGTTCGACAAGTGCATGCTGCACATGATGAGGTCGCGTTAAAACAACGCTTGAAACAATTGATGGGCACACCTTTTGTGGATCAAAGTCTGGAATTGAATTTTGAAGCACAGGATATTCAGCTCAGTGGTTGGGTCGGACAAGCGACTTTTAACCGTAGCCAAACGGACATGCAGTATTTATTTGTGAATGGACGTATTGTAAGAGACCGGTTACTTTCTTATGCAGTTAAACAAGCCTATGCGGACGTACTTTACCATGGACGCCATCCTGCTTATTTATTGTTCTTAGAGATTCCGCATGATTTGGTCGATGTGAATGTGCACCCTGCAAAATATGAGGTGCGTTTTGCAAATGGACGTTGGGTCTATGACTTTTTACGCCGCTCAGTCCGTGAGGCGGTCACTCAGCCTGTTGGTGTGGCTTCCAATCAAAATAATGCAACCTTAACACCTTCATCCGCTTTTTCAGGTGATTATTCAGCGGAATCTAGACCGGTAGACCCTCAAATCTCGCAATCAGCGATGCAATTTCAAATGCCATCGTCTTCAACGGGAAGTTCCAGTATAGGCGTGTCTGAATCTGTACCTTACTATGCGATGGCGCCTGATGCAGAAACGGTTGATTCCTTGAAAAATCGTTTTCACGATGACCGCTCGGCCTCTCAAAATGACACGGCCATACTCGGGTATGCAAAAGCGCAAATTCATGGCGTGTTTATTCTGGCGGAAAACGAAAAAGGGTTGGTGCTGGTGGATATGCATGCAGCGCATGAACGTATTGTGTATGAGCGTATGAAGCAGCAGTGGCAACAGGATCGTTTGATTTCTCAACCGCTATTGGTGCCGATTGTGGTGAGCCTAGAGTCTTCACAGGTTCAGGTGTGGGAGACCTATCAAGAAGAGTTTCAAAAACTGGGGTTTGAAGCAGAAGCTTTTGGGCCCGAACAATTAAAATTTACCATGGTGCCGAGTTTGTTGGCGAAGTCCGATATTCCGCTTTTAGTGAATGATATGATTGCTGATTTGGCGGTTGCAGGACAAACTCAGCTAGTGGATGAAAAAATCAATGCCATTTTAAGTACCATGGCATGTCATGGTTCGGTTCGAGCCAACCGTCACCTCACCTTGGATGAAATGAATGCCTTGTTGCGAGATATGGAGGCAACCGAAAGTTCCGCTCAGTGTAATCATGGCCGTCCGACCTGGGTTCAATTAAGTATGGAACAGTTAGACGGGCTGTTTATGAGAGGACAATAA
- the miaA gene encoding tRNA (adenosine(37)-N6)-dimethylallyltransferase MiaA produces MQSVNVAELIKEKTCLAIMGPTASGKSGLTMALAKHLPIEIISVDSALIYRGMDIGTAKPTRDEQVAVPHHLIDILEPTESYSAADFVEDTHELVKEIFARGNLPVLGGGTMMYFNALQQGMAKLPSADEAIRAKIHQAWQKDPAALHERLKQVDPEAAERIHQNDPQRLIRALEVYEMTGKPLTQLQREGQQEGLTEFKLAKVALIPEDRKKLHEQIAVRFDEMLNNGFLKEAEKVFSLDGLSADLPAIRSVGYRQAWLFFAQEYDYDTFVEKSIVATRQLAKRQITWLRKEQDLLVLDPFKTNVDDRVEAVLDYLSGLAKNA; encoded by the coding sequence ATGCAATCGGTGAATGTGGCGGAACTCATTAAAGAAAAAACCTGTCTCGCGATTATGGGGCCAACGGCCTCGGGTAAAAGTGGATTGACTATGGCATTGGCCAAACATCTTCCGATTGAAATCATCAGTGTAGATTCTGCGTTGATTTATCGTGGAATGGATATTGGAACCGCCAAACCAACACGAGATGAACAGGTTGCTGTGCCGCACCATTTAATCGATATTTTGGAACCAACAGAAAGTTATTCGGCAGCAGATTTCGTTGAAGATACGCACGAACTGGTAAAAGAGATTTTTGCACGAGGAAACTTACCCGTCTTGGGGGGTGGTACCATGATGTACTTTAACGCCCTACAACAAGGGATGGCAAAACTGCCTTCAGCGGATGAAGCGATTCGTGCCAAAATCCACCAGGCCTGGCAAAAAGACCCTGCTGCACTTCATGAGCGCTTGAAGCAAGTGGATCCTGAAGCTGCGGAACGTATTCATCAAAATGATCCGCAGCGTTTAATTCGCGCTTTAGAAGTCTATGAAATGACGGGAAAACCGCTGACACAGTTGCAGCGAGAAGGTCAGCAAGAAGGGTTGACTGAATTTAAACTGGCGAAAGTGGCTTTGATTCCTGAAGACCGTAAAAAACTGCATGAACAAATTGCTGTCAGGTTTGATGAAATGCTGAATAACGGGTTTTTAAAAGAAGCGGAAAAGGTGTTTTCTTTAGACGGTTTAAGTGCCGATTTACCTGCCATTCGCAGTGTCGGTTATCGCCAGGCCTGGCTGTTTTTTGCACAAGAATATGATTACGATACCTTTGTCGAAAAAAGCATTGTGGCCACCCGTCAGTTGGCAAAACGCCAGATAACCTGGCTAAGAAAAGAGCAAGATTTACTGGTGTTAGATCCCTTTAAAACAAATGTTGACGATAGGGTTGAAGCTGTTTTAGATTACTTGTCTGGCTTAGCGAAAAATGCTTAA
- the hfq gene encoding RNA chaperone Hfq — MENKKVAKALPIQDPYLNALRKEKINVAIYLVNGVKLQGRVDSFDQFVVLLRSNVTQMVYKHAISTIVPARDPKAYEFDAQETEAKDSE, encoded by the coding sequence ATGGAGAATAAAAAAGTGGCAAAAGCTTTACCAATACAAGATCCTTACTTAAATGCGCTGAGAAAAGAAAAGATTAATGTCGCAATTTATCTTGTAAATGGGGTTAAGCTTCAGGGTCGAGTGGATTCTTTTGATCAGTTTGTGGTGTTGTTGCGCAGTAACGTCACACAAATGGTTTATAAGCACGCTATCTCAACGATTGTGCCTGCCCGCGACCCAAAAGCGTATGAATTTGACGCACAGGAAACGGAAGCAAAAGATTCTGAATAA
- the hflX gene encoding ribosome rescue GTPase HflX: MELFGKLEQKQLEKAILVHVDFYHEADREVLEEFYELVDSAGAEVAELITTKRQSPDPKFFIGKGKAEEIKEAVETHQADVVIVNHALSPAQERNLSQFLDCQVLDRVGLILDIFAQRARSHEGKLQVELAQLKRMSTRLVKGWSHLDRQGGIGARGPGETQLETDRRLVQGKIKQLEARIEKVRQQRSLGRRSRKKSDLPTITIIGYTNAGKSTLFNQMTRASVYAEDRLFATLDSTLRKVHLPGAGPVIFADTVGFIRHIPHDLVAAFRSTLEETSEADLLIHLVDAADPHRTEKMADVEEVIKEVGAEEVPQLTVFNKIDRLKDPEIQPHVDLNDEGLPDRVWISAKESEGIELMLDAVAAHFRGKFKTVELVLDVKAGKKRAELYTLGTILDEGFDEEGNSVFKMSLTENEWEQVKQWKEVLSFKELSEENV; this comes from the coding sequence ATGGAATTATTTGGCAAGCTTGAACAAAAGCAACTCGAAAAAGCGATATTGGTTCATGTTGATTTTTATCACGAAGCTGACCGTGAAGTTTTGGAAGAATTTTATGAATTAGTCGATTCTGCCGGAGCGGAAGTGGCAGAGCTGATTACAACAAAACGCCAGTCTCCCGATCCTAAGTTTTTTATTGGGAAAGGGAAGGCTGAGGAAATTAAAGAAGCGGTTGAAACACATCAAGCGGATGTTGTGATTGTGAATCATGCTTTAAGCCCCGCTCAAGAGCGAAACTTAAGTCAGTTTCTAGACTGCCAAGTATTGGATAGAGTCGGTTTGATTTTGGACATCTTCGCGCAAAGAGCTCGTTCACATGAGGGGAAACTTCAAGTGGAACTGGCACAATTAAAGCGGATGTCAACTCGTCTCGTAAAAGGCTGGTCGCATTTGGATCGCCAAGGCGGGATTGGTGCGAGAGGCCCCGGGGAAACTCAGTTGGAAACCGACCGTCGTTTAGTTCAGGGTAAAATCAAACAACTGGAAGCTCGTATTGAGAAAGTTCGACAACAACGAAGCTTAGGGCGCCGCTCAAGAAAGAAATCAGATTTACCGACAATTACGATTATCGGCTATACCAATGCTGGAAAGTCGACTTTGTTTAACCAGATGACGCGCGCCAGTGTTTATGCAGAAGACCGGCTGTTTGCGACCCTGGATTCAACCCTTCGAAAAGTGCATTTGCCTGGTGCAGGCCCGGTTATTTTTGCAGATACGGTTGGGTTTATCCGTCACATTCCACATGATTTAGTCGCTGCGTTCCGCTCCACATTGGAAGAAACCAGTGAGGCGGATTTATTGATTCATCTGGTTGATGCCGCGGATCCGCATCGTACTGAAAAAATGGCGGATGTTGAAGAGGTCATTAAGGAAGTCGGTGCCGAAGAGGTGCCGCAATTAACCGTCTTTAACAAAATTGACCGCTTGAAAGATCCTGAAATTCAACCGCATGTTGACTTGAATGATGAAGGGTTGCCTGACCGTGTTTGGATTTCTGCCAAGGAATCGGAAGGTATTGAATTAATGCTTGATGCAGTGGCGGCGCACTTTCGTGGCAAATTCAAAACTGTCGAGTTGGTTTTGGATGTTAAAGCGGGTAAAAAAAGAGCGGAACTGTATACATTAGGCACCATTCTGGATGAAGGGTTTGATGAGGAAGGTAACAGTGTTTTCAAGATGAGTTTGACTGAAAACGAGTGGGAACAGGTAAAACAGTGGAAAGAAGTGCTCAGCTTTAAAGAGCTCTCGGAGGAAAACGTTTAA
- a CDS encoding ABC transporter substrate-binding protein yields MFFLLTLLSGLLLSSCASKPQQELRISSLLWPGYEPLVLAEKLGYFQEAPIKILDYLSNTDAIAAFKNHSLEAGAFTLDETLQLLADGVDVQIVLVMDTSDGGDVILANPDIQSISDLKGRPVAVESSAVGAYVLQRALELNGLTLNDIDVISTHAMEQQQAFKNGEVVAAVTFDPYRTELIQAGKQPIFTSKSIPNEIIDVLVVRTDVVQNNPKVIRQLVKGWFKALAFQKANPKKAAEYALPRYKVSTEEYLKSLSGLKFTSLAENKVLLNSSKSPLYELEPKLKKTLFSLGLVNPAEHDALLLSQHLNGRFLPNE; encoded by the coding sequence GTGTTTTTTTTATTAACCTTGTTGAGCGGGCTTCTGTTGTCATCTTGTGCTTCAAAGCCGCAGCAAGAATTACGTATCAGTTCACTGCTTTGGCCGGGTTATGAACCACTTGTTTTAGCGGAAAAGCTTGGCTATTTTCAAGAAGCGCCGATTAAAATTCTCGATTACCTCTCTAATACGGATGCGATAGCCGCATTTAAAAATCATAGCTTGGAAGCCGGTGCGTTTACGCTGGATGAGACGTTGCAACTGCTTGCTGATGGGGTAGATGTCCAGATTGTGTTGGTTATGGACACCTCTGATGGAGGGGATGTGATTTTGGCGAACCCGGATATACAATCCATTTCAGATTTGAAGGGGCGTCCGGTTGCTGTAGAAAGTTCTGCCGTAGGCGCTTATGTGTTACAGCGGGCACTAGAATTAAATGGACTGACCTTAAATGATATTGATGTCATTTCAACCCATGCCATGGAACAGCAACAAGCATTTAAGAACGGCGAAGTCGTTGCAGCTGTAACTTTTGATCCGTATCGCACCGAGTTAATCCAAGCCGGTAAACAGCCTATCTTTACCTCTAAAAGCATTCCGAATGAAATCATAGATGTTTTGGTGGTACGAACGGATGTGGTCCAGAATAACCCCAAAGTGATTCGTCAGTTGGTCAAAGGGTGGTTTAAAGCGCTGGCCTTTCAAAAAGCAAACCCTAAAAAAGCGGCAGAATATGCTTTGCCACGTTATAAGGTTTCAACCGAAGAATATTTAAAATCGCTTTCTGGTCTCAAATTTACTTCATTAGCAGAAAATAAAGTGCTATTAAATTCTTCAAAAAGTCCACTGTACGAATTAGAACCTAAATTGAAAAAAACCTTATTCAGTTTAGGGCTCGTGAATCCAGCGGAACATGATGCCTTGCTGCTCTCACAACACTTAAACGGTCGTTTTCTTCCAAATGAATAG
- a CDS encoding bifunctional diguanylate cyclase/phosphodiesterase — translation MNSLSKLPIALSFFIVTLMTGLVVGLFSFGLSYLEQKEVLKETRLQEIQQRLVELQGTINDFNRRENHRAITREVSRLTSNKNLRLILIVGADGFIYHASRPALRNTSLSPQSTVLKTLENLDSTRPGKVWLTPNDSTVVGVFPLESLSLNKPEKVLDSAYLYAEFDLSGDIELLRYRHQQELFYTWGVLFIILSLGFSVLYFGFKQKIRQILTGTKKLTHGQYDYRINLKEKNEFGLIAKSIDRMAASLESKTKQLTVLAEQDSLTGLTNRYKFYRLLEKRIHAYPNKMFALLFIDLDRFKIINDTLGHQTGDEHLKVIGRRLLENTASKDIVSRFGGDEFVLCLESVSSKTEIQTKTESLLKALSKQVEVNGQNLFTSASVGISLFPQDGRTIHELIKAADIAMYQVKSQDAVAMSFYQESFDHNTLNYLSFRTYIKQSIEAGEVYPLFQPQVDVRTQQIVGFEALARMKDETGNWISPAQFIPVIEENGWMVDFSNVMYQNAMSEFQRWVLEQKPAPLPSLSLNLSIMQINHMDFLKNLDRLLTQFKAISSCLELEITEGIFIGNIESKLPILEAIKARGIQIAIDDFGTGYSSLSYLKKLPLDRLKIDQSFVRDIDVDLNDNAIIETIIAMASKLQLEVVSEGVETEQQLTFLQAQDCHIIQGYLTGRPGPLPHSKHSKVA, via the coding sequence ATGAATAGCCTATCGAAACTGCCTATTGCGTTGTCTTTCTTCATCGTGACGCTGATGACGGGGCTGGTTGTCGGGTTGTTTAGTTTCGGGTTAAGTTATTTAGAACAAAAAGAAGTGCTTAAAGAGACCCGTCTTCAGGAAATACAACAGCGACTGGTTGAACTTCAAGGAACGATTAATGACTTTAATCGCCGAGAAAACCATCGCGCAATCACTCGAGAGGTGTCCCGGCTCACGTCGAACAAGAATTTACGACTGATTTTAATTGTTGGCGCAGATGGTTTTATTTATCATGCCTCTCGCCCAGCATTGAGAAACACCTCGCTTTCACCTCAATCTACTGTTCTAAAGACATTGGAGAATTTAGACTCAACACGTCCTGGAAAAGTTTGGTTAACGCCGAATGATTCAACCGTTGTCGGTGTGTTTCCTCTTGAATCGCTATCTTTGAATAAACCAGAAAAAGTATTGGATAGCGCTTATTTATATGCTGAGTTCGATTTATCAGGCGACATCGAATTGCTTCGATACCGACATCAACAAGAGTTGTTTTATACTTGGGGCGTTTTATTCATTATCTTAAGTTTGGGGTTTTCTGTTTTATATTTTGGGTTTAAGCAAAAAATAAGACAGATTTTAACTGGAACCAAGAAACTCACTCACGGGCAATATGATTACCGAATCAATTTAAAAGAAAAAAATGAATTCGGTCTGATTGCAAAGTCCATTGATCGAATGGCGGCTTCGCTGGAAAGTAAAACCAAACAATTGACAGTGTTGGCAGAACAGGATTCCCTGACAGGGCTGACAAATCGTTACAAGTTTTATCGGCTACTCGAAAAACGTATTCATGCGTATCCGAATAAGATGTTCGCATTGTTATTCATTGATTTAGACCGTTTTAAAATTATTAATGATACCTTAGGGCACCAAACAGGAGATGAGCACTTAAAAGTGATTGGACGCCGCTTGTTAGAGAATACTGCCTCAAAAGACATTGTCTCTCGGTTTGGGGGGGACGAGTTTGTTTTGTGTTTAGAATCTGTTTCGTCAAAGACTGAGATTCAAACCAAAACAGAGAGTTTGTTAAAGGCATTATCAAAACAAGTAGAGGTTAACGGACAGAACCTGTTTACTTCCGCCAGTGTTGGGATTTCTCTTTTTCCGCAGGATGGCCGAACGATTCATGAACTGATAAAAGCAGCCGATATTGCAATGTATCAAGTGAAATCTCAAGATGCAGTGGCGATGAGTTTTTATCAAGAATCATTTGATCACAATACCTTGAACTACTTGTCGTTTAGAACGTACATTAAACAATCGATAGAAGCGGGTGAGGTCTATCCACTTTTTCAACCTCAGGTAGATGTTCGAACCCAGCAGATTGTCGGGTTTGAGGCATTGGCTAGAATGAAAGATGAAACAGGTAACTGGATCAGCCCTGCTCAATTTATTCCTGTTATTGAAGAAAATGGATGGATGGTAGACTTTTCCAATGTGATGTACCAGAATGCCATGTCTGAATTTCAGCGATGGGTTCTAGAGCAAAAGCCAGCACCTCTTCCGTCTTTATCGTTAAACTTATCGATTATGCAAATCAATCATATGGATTTTTTGAAGAATCTAGACCGGTTGTTAACGCAATTTAAAGCCATTTCGAGCTGCCTGGAGTTAGAAATTACCGAAGGCATTTTTATTGGCAATATTGAATCGAAACTTCCAATTCTAGAAGCCATTAAAGCGAGAGGCATCCAAATCGCGATTGATGACTTTGGTACGGGATATTCTTCTTTAAGTTATCTTAAAAAACTACCTTTGGATCGTTTGAAGATTGATCAGTCTTTTGTGCGTGATATTGATGTGGATTTAAATGATAATGCTATTATTGAAACCATTATTGCAATGGCGTCGAAACTTCAGTTAGAAGTCGTATCGGAGGGGGTTGAAACGGAACAGCAACTCACCTTTTTACAAGCGCAAGACTGTCACATCATCCAAGGGTATTTAACGGGTCGTCCGGGACCGTTACCCCATTCTAAACATTCAAAAGTTGCTTGA
- the hflK gene encoding FtsH protease activity modulator HflK gives MAWNEPGKPGQDPWGNSGNGNRPNDSRKPNGPNDPDLQEILKKAQDFLGGSNDKFGGGKGSFLVVVALIIIWLLSGIYTVDSPERGVVKQFGAYSEQTTAGLHWHIPWPIETVTIVNVDQIRTAEIGYRSDSRNRNGSVPSEALMLSKDENIVDIRIAVQYKVSDAKKYLFDVAVPDMTLRDVTESALREVVGRNTMDFVLTEGRDEVVNKVRNLTQEKLDNYNTGLMITSLNLQDAQPPEQVQDAFADVVKSREDRERLINEAEAYSNDILPKARGQAARQIEEARAYHDQVIARATGQANRFTSILSEYTKAPKVTRERLYIDAISGVLGATSKVFVGSDSGSNLLYLPLDKMVTGGAGNSVPYRIPADAAQSSSNTTNNTNTQSNTQQKGNIRDYLRTRELR, from the coding sequence ATGGCGTGGAATGAGCCGGGAAAACCTGGACAAGATCCTTGGGGCAACTCAGGGAACGGTAATCGTCCGAATGATTCAAGAAAACCAAATGGGCCGAATGACCCTGACTTACAAGAGATCTTAAAAAAGGCACAAGATTTTTTAGGCGGATCTAATGATAAGTTTGGCGGAGGAAAGGGATCGTTTCTGGTTGTTGTTGCTTTAATCATCATTTGGTTATTAAGCGGTATCTACACAGTGGACTCTCCAGAAAGAGGGGTGGTTAAACAGTTTGGTGCATACTCCGAGCAAACCACAGCTGGGTTACACTGGCATATCCCTTGGCCAATTGAAACGGTCACTATTGTCAATGTTGACCAAATTCGAACAGCTGAAATTGGGTATCGCTCTGACAGCCGCAATCGAAATGGCAGTGTGCCTTCAGAAGCATTAATGCTTTCTAAGGATGAAAATATTGTCGATATCCGAATTGCTGTGCAGTACAAAGTCAGTGATGCAAAGAAATATCTATTTGATGTCGCGGTGCCAGATATGACTTTGCGTGATGTGACTGAAAGTGCATTAAGAGAAGTTGTCGGGCGTAACACAATGGATTTCGTTTTAACTGAAGGGCGTGATGAAGTTGTCAATAAGGTGAGAAACCTAACGCAAGAAAAACTAGACAACTATAATACTGGTTTAATGATTACTTCATTAAACTTGCAGGATGCACAGCCACCTGAACAAGTTCAAGACGCCTTTGCTGATGTGGTCAAGTCTCGAGAAGATAGAGAAAGACTGATCAATGAAGCGGAAGCTTATTCAAACGATATCTTGCCGAAGGCAAGAGGTCAGGCGGCACGTCAGATTGAAGAAGCACGTGCCTATCATGATCAAGTGATTGCACGTGCAACAGGTCAGGCAAATCGCTTCACGAGTATTCTAAGTGAGTACACGAAGGCACCAAAAGTAACACGCGAGCGTCTTTATATTGATGCTATTTCGGGTGTTCTAGGTGCAACATCGAAAGTGTTTGTGGGATCTGACAGCGGGTCTAACTTACTTTATTTACCATTAGATAAAATGGTGACAGGTGGAGCAGGTAATTCTGTGCCTTACAGAATTCCGGCGGATGCAGCTCAGTCGTCTTCAAATACAACGAATAACACCAATACACAGTCAAATACCCAGCAAAAAGGGAATATTCGTGATTATTTAAGAACAAGGGAGCTACGTTAA
- the hflC gene encoding protease modulator HflC: MKSALSILIAALLFIGSSALFTVQQGETALVFRFGEIVEDNLKPGLHFKTPFVNNVRKFDARLQTLDADPERYLTSEKKNLLVDSFVQWRISDAKRFYTAMNGDIRLANMRLAQIIKDGLRAEFGSRTVQEVISQDRKVIVKDIQADTRQSVADFGIDIIDVRIKRVDLPQNVSESVYQRMEAERNRVAKDLRSQGAEAAERIRADADRQRTIIIADAFRDAETIRGEGDAKAAGIYAKAYSKDAEFYSFYQSLTAYQEAFKDKSDVMVVDPKSDFFKFFNQQK; the protein is encoded by the coding sequence ATGAAGTCAGCATTATCTATTTTAATTGCAGCGCTCTTGTTTATTGGAAGCAGCGCTTTATTTACCGTTCAACAAGGTGAAACGGCATTGGTATTCCGTTTTGGTGAAATCGTTGAAGATAACTTAAAACCGGGATTGCACTTCAAAACGCCGTTTGTGAACAATGTGCGTAAATTTGATGCGCGTCTACAAACACTGGATGCTGATCCTGAGCGTTATTTAACCAGTGAGAAGAAAAACCTATTGGTTGATTCTTTTGTTCAGTGGCGTATCAGTGATGCGAAACGTTTCTATACCGCTATGAACGGTGACATTCGTTTAGCGAATATGCGTTTGGCTCAGATTATTAAAGATGGCCTTCGTGCCGAATTCGGTAGCCGTACCGTGCAAGAAGTGATTTCACAAGATCGTAAAGTGATTGTTAAAGACATCCAAGCGGATACGCGCCAATCGGTTGCTGATTTCGGGATTGACATTATCGATGTTCGTATCAAGCGTGTCGACTTGCCGCAAAACGTGAGTGAATCTGTTTACCAGCGTATGGAAGCAGAGCGTAATCGTGTCGCAAAAGATTTGCGTTCTCAAGGGGCTGAAGCCGCGGAGCGCATTCGAGCAGATGCTGATAGACAAAGAACGATTATTATCGCGGATGCATTCCGTGATGCCGAAACGATTCGAGGGGAAGGGGATGCGAAAGCAGCCGGAATTTATGCGAAAGCCTATTCCAAAGATGCTGAGTTCTATTCTTTTTACCAAAGCCTAACGGCTTATCAAGAAGCTTTCAAAGATAAGTCGGATGTTATGGTGGTCGATCCTAAATCTGATTTCTTTAAGTTTTTTAATCAGCAAAAGTAA
- a CDS encoding DUF2065 domain-containing protein, translated as MLVEALLSAIALVFILEGLLPFVFPGVWRKTMIELVQMDDKKLRMMGLISITIGMILLFIFS; from the coding sequence ATGTTGGTAGAAGCCTTACTCAGTGCGATAGCATTGGTGTTTATTTTAGAAGGGTTGCTCCCATTTGTTTTTCCTGGTGTGTGGCGAAAAACGATGATAGAGCTGGTTCAGATGGATGACAAAAAATTGAGAATGATGGGGTTGATTAGCATCACCATCGGTATGATTTTATTATTTATTTTTAGTTAA